A genomic segment from Rhodospirillum centenum SW encodes:
- a CDS encoding NapC/NirT family cytochrome c yields the protein MRLPGFLLRPWLRSWQVFSRPATRLSLGFLTLGGFLAGVLFWGGFNTALELTNREAFCVGCHEMRDNVFEELKTTIHFSNRSGVRASCPDCHVPHEWTDKIARKMQASKEVWGTIFGSIDTRDKFVAKRRELAEHEWARLKANDSLECRNCHSAASMDITRQGARAARVHEAFLFTGQRTCIDCHKGIAHRLPDMHGVPPGWSETVAGGPAADGPWPAPAAIR from the coding sequence ATGAGGCTGCCCGGATTCCTCCTGCGACCCTGGCTGCGGTCCTGGCAGGTGTTCTCCCGGCCGGCGACCCGGCTCAGCCTGGGCTTCCTCACGCTCGGCGGTTTCCTGGCCGGAGTGCTGTTCTGGGGGGGCTTCAACACCGCGCTGGAACTGACCAACCGCGAGGCGTTCTGCGTCGGCTGCCACGAGATGCGCGACAACGTCTTCGAGGAACTGAAGACCACCATCCATTTCAGCAACCGCTCCGGCGTGCGGGCGAGCTGCCCGGACTGCCATGTCCCGCACGAGTGGACGGACAAGATCGCGCGCAAGATGCAGGCCTCGAAGGAGGTCTGGGGCACGATCTTCGGCAGCATCGACACGCGCGACAAGTTCGTGGCGAAGCGGCGGGAGCTGGCCGAGCACGAATGGGCCCGGTTGAAGGCGAACGACAGCCTGGAATGCCGCAACTGCCACAGCGCGGCCTCCATGGACATCACCCGGCAGGGCGCGCGGGCGGCACGGGTCCACGAAGCCTTCCTGTTCACCGGACAGCGGACCTGCATCGACTGCCACAAGGGCATCGCCCACCGGCTGCCGGACATGCACGGCGTGCCGCCGGGCTGGAGCGAAACGGTGGCCGGCGGCCCCGCCGCGGATGGCCCCTGGCCGGCACCGGCTGCCATACGCTGA
- a CDS encoding RluA family pseudouridine synthase, whose protein sequence is MPYTAGEIRARVLHRDADVLILDKPHGLPVHYGTKTVEHLEQYLPWIAFEREEPPRLAHRLDKDTSGCLVLARDAEVAARLGRLFLHGHVGKTYWAVVLGRPRGDAGRIDLPLLKVHIPGCSKVVVDPDGKPALTDWRLLATDGRLSWLELTPRTGRMHQLRAHCACSGFPILGDPIYGAEQPPPVPLHLHARTVSFHLGPADGPPVAATAPPPRHMAATLARIAGEAAPLAGCYEGERAFS, encoded by the coding sequence ATGCCATATACCGCCGGGGAGATCCGGGCCCGCGTCCTGCATCGGGATGCGGACGTCCTGATCCTCGACAAGCCGCACGGCCTGCCGGTCCATTACGGCACCAAGACCGTGGAGCATCTGGAGCAGTACCTGCCCTGGATCGCCTTCGAACGGGAAGAGCCGCCGCGGCTGGCGCACCGGCTGGACAAGGACACCAGCGGCTGCCTGGTCCTGGCCCGCGACGCCGAAGTGGCCGCCCGGCTGGGGCGGCTGTTCCTGCACGGCCATGTCGGCAAGACCTACTGGGCCGTCGTTCTCGGCCGCCCTCGCGGCGATGCCGGGCGGATCGACCTGCCGCTCCTGAAGGTCCACATTCCCGGCTGCTCCAAGGTCGTCGTCGATCCCGACGGCAAGCCGGCCCTGACGGACTGGCGCCTGCTGGCGACGGACGGTCGGCTGTCCTGGCTGGAGCTGACCCCGCGCACGGGGCGCATGCACCAGCTCCGGGCCCACTGCGCCTGTTCCGGCTTTCCGATCCTGGGCGATCCGATCTATGGCGCCGAACAGCCGCCGCCCGTCCCGCTGCATCTGCACGCGCGCACCGTCTCCTTCCACCTGGGACCGGCCGACGGCCCGCCGGTCGCCGCCACGGCACCGCCGCCCCGCCACATGGCGGCGACGCTGGCGCGCATCGCCGGGGAAGCGGCCCCCCTGGCGGGCTGCTACGAGGGGGAGCGGGCATTCTCCTGA